One part of the Rutidosis leptorrhynchoides isolate AG116_Rl617_1_P2 chromosome 1, CSIRO_AGI_Rlap_v1, whole genome shotgun sequence genome encodes these proteins:
- the LOC139871135 gene encoding senescence-specific cysteine protease SAG39-like, which translates to MSMSFNRSIMLATLMVFGILACQVTSRTLSDETMLQKHEQWMVRYGRVYRDNVEKQMRFKVFKENVDYIEGFNNAGNTGYKLSINAFADQTNEEFKATRNGFKFPSKPRSAQTTPFRYEHVTAVPSSVDWRKKGAVTPIKDQGQCGSCWAFSTIAATEGITQLTTGKLISLSEQELVDCDRSGEDQGCEGGYMDGGFTFIVKNKGISTETAYPYKAVDATCNTKAEVVRAANITGHEDVPVNSESALLKAVAMQPVSVAIDAGESDFQFYSSGVFNGSCGTELDHGVTAVGYGTSDDGVKYWLVKNSWGTSWGEEGYIRMQRDVEAKEGLCGIAMMASYPTA; encoded by the exons ATGAGCATGTCATTCAATAGATCAATCATGCTAGCAACACTGATGGTTTTTGGGATTTTGGCATGTCAAGTCACATCTCGAACACTAAGCGATGAGACCATGTTACAAAAGCACGAACAATGGATGGTTCGTTATGGGCGTGTGTATAGAGACAACGTGGAGAAACAGATGCGCTTCAAGGTATTTAAGGAAAATGTAGATTACATAGAAGGATTCAACAATGCTGGCAACACGGGTTACAAACTGAGCATCAACGCATTTGCAGACCAAACGAATGAGGAGTTTAAGGCCACTCGTAACGGATTCAAGTTCCCATCCAAACCAAGATCTGCTCAAACCACGCCATTTAGGTACGAACATGTGACCGCAGTTCCATCAAGCGTTGACTGGAGGAAGAAAGGAGCCGTTACCCCAATCAAGGATCAAGGTCAATGTG GAAGCTGTTGGGCGTTTTCGACAATTGCTGCAACCGAAGGAATTACTCAGCTCACAACGGGGAAACTGATTTCGTTATCGGAGCAAGAGCTGGTGGATTGCGATAGAAGTGGTGAAGACCAAGGATGTGAAGGTGGGTACATGGACGGTGGATTTACATTTATCGTAAAAAACAAAGGTATCAGCACAGAGACAGCGTACCCTTACAAAGCTGTAGATGCAACTTGCAACACGAAAGCAGAAGTTGTTCGTGCAGCCAACATCACTGGACATGAGGACGTACCGGTTAACAGTGAGTCAGCATTGTTGAAGGCCGTGGCTATGCAGCCTGTTTCAGTTGCTATTGATGCAGGGGAGTCTGATTTTCAGTTTTATTCGAGTGGTGTTTTTAATGGAAGTTGTGGAACTGAATTGGACCATGGAGTAACGGCAGTTGGGTACGGAACGAGTGATGACGGCGTCAAATATTGGTTGGTGAAGAATTCATGGGGAACGAGTTGGGGTGAAGAAGGATACATTAGGATGCAGCGAGACGTTGAAGCTAAGGAAGGGCTTTGTGGGATTGCAATGATGGCTTCATATCCTACTGCTTGA
- the LOC139900719 gene encoding uncharacterized protein: MADPKEGAVVKEGHQEGLKLAVSILEEYCLPLGLLPLADVIKVGFVKKTGYMWIVQKKKVEHTFKLIKKQVSYDTEITGYVEKKRIKKLKGVKAKELMLWPPVNDITVDDPPTGKIQFKSLAGITKTFPEEAFAAGQ; this comes from the coding sequence ATGGCGGATCCTAAAGAAGGAGCAGTTGTAAAAGAAGGCCATCAAGAAGGTCTAAAATTAGCAGTTTCCATCCTTGAAGAATACTGTCTTCCATTAGGTCTCCTCCCTCTTGCTGACGTCATCAAAGTCGGTTTTGTCAAGAAAACAGGTTACATGTGGATCGTGCAGAAGAAAAAAGTCGAACATACCTTTAAGTTAATCAAAAAACAAGTTAGTTACGATACTGAAATCACTGGTTATGTTGAGAAAAAGAGGATCAAGAAATTGAAAGGAGTGAAAGCTAAAGAATTGATGTTGTGGCCACCGGTAAATGACATCACTGTCGATGATCCACCCACCGGAAAGATTCAGTTCAAGAGTCTTGCTGGGATCACTAAGACTTTCCCTGAGGAAGCTTTTGCTGCAGGCCAGTAG